In Microbulbifer sp. GL-2, the following are encoded in one genomic region:
- a CDS encoding L-tyrosine/L-tryptophan isonitrile synthase family protein, whose product MSNVVVQRNVEEVFFIIFNQLLEQSDANIEGVLNLKKIITNYSLSKEKIQFLLPAFPCKTNNLDKVTGCDPDLGEYLVLKKFVKAIRDIQSVYEPGVIFYIFSDYHTFSEYISVDLDRHYSYANGLRDMVESLNCDDSLKIVNFEDFEDFKLLEAQEYSRALLLKYGDKDYINNFESLKLRNNKTNDTYLGLKKFMSKDQKYILAEFSDKERRKRLSQIAKGMMVQGAALDKFLLRKFGNCIRLSIHRHPMTGEKYSLNLFENYPFRTPWHNTVMFDSLSGKYVVDSFINNKNRYLAIPVVFKGKIWCLLKLSINMTSIEQPQRSIKATLYREKAGLVLDCGNLDLSIFSLSHKELSNLIKEFNSVTLRGFKKFQNRLDLESWYDRFGPLVPYKSGNINSISFCNNSYLSGIKSPVLLSWNLKWPLSYLDGNHGKYNYADITPGHFVIYAYKNKSLKQEFLTVDTALAVLRMHGKEREEFRKLTLRYPLLDGNLNYKYISHPVLMQCPLTHQDIIRWIPCNGETLSLQTSSSSEMDIQAFPEFHNESSLTQKLDEICMDDQIQISHHLMEGDVLIVNNHTTLQSIPKLSNQSELWCASLQPKSINSPWKPHNIVKLDQLG is encoded by the coding sequence ATGTCCAATGTGGTTGTTCAGAGAAATGTAGAGGAAGTATTTTTTATAATATTCAATCAGCTCTTGGAGCAGTCTGATGCAAATATTGAGGGTGTATTAAACCTTAAAAAAATAATCACTAATTATTCCCTAAGCAAGGAAAAGATTCAATTTTTGCTGCCGGCATTCCCTTGTAAGACTAACAATCTTGATAAGGTGACAGGGTGCGATCCGGATTTAGGTGAATATTTGGTTTTAAAGAAATTTGTAAAAGCCATACGTGATATCCAGTCAGTATATGAACCTGGAGTTATCTTCTATATATTTTCAGATTATCATACTTTTTCAGAATACATCTCAGTGGATCTTGACCGTCATTATAGCTACGCCAATGGGCTTAGGGATATGGTTGAAAGTTTGAATTGCGATGACTCACTAAAGATTGTAAATTTTGAGGATTTTGAAGATTTTAAATTGCTTGAAGCACAGGAATACAGCAGGGCACTACTTCTAAAGTATGGAGATAAGGATTACATAAATAATTTTGAGTCATTAAAGCTCAGAAATAATAAAACGAACGATACGTATCTCGGCTTGAAGAAGTTTATGAGCAAGGATCAAAAATATATTCTGGCCGAATTTTCTGACAAGGAGCGTCGTAAGCGACTCTCTCAAATTGCCAAGGGTATGATGGTTCAAGGGGCGGCGCTTGATAAATTTCTACTGAGGAAATTTGGCAATTGTATTCGCTTAAGTATCCATAGACATCCTATGACTGGGGAGAAATATTCTCTAAATCTTTTTGAGAATTATCCTTTCAGGACGCCTTGGCATAATACAGTAATGTTTGATTCATTGTCCGGAAAGTATGTTGTTGATTCCTTTATTAACAATAAAAACAGATATCTAGCCATTCCTGTTGTTTTTAAAGGCAAGATATGGTGCCTTCTTAAGTTGTCAATCAATATGACGTCAATAGAGCAACCTCAAAGGTCAATAAAGGCTACTCTCTATCGTGAAAAGGCGGGGCTTGTGCTCGATTGTGGAAATTTAGATTTATCCATTTTTTCGCTTTCCCATAAGGAGTTAAGTAATTTAATTAAAGAGTTTAACTCTGTTACACTGCGTGGGTTTAAGAAATTTCAGAATCGATTGGATCTGGAGAGTTGGTATGATAGGTTTGGTCCACTAGTCCCATATAAGTCAGGAAATATTAATAGTATTTCATTTTGCAATAACTCTTACCTCTCTGGCATTAAATCTCCTGTTTTACTAAGTTGGAACTTGAAATGGCCTCTTTCATATCTTGACGGAAATCATGGTAAATATAATTATGCGGATATTACACCTGGTCATTTTGTAATTTATGCTTATAAAAACAAGTCTCTAAAGCAGGAATTTTTAACTGTCGATACCGCTTTGGCTGTGCTTAGAATGCATGGAAAAGAACGAGAGGAATTTCGAAAGCTAACCCTCAGATACCCCTTACTTGACGGAAATTTAAATTACAAATACATCTCACATCCTGTGTTAATGCAATGCCCATTGACGCATCAGGATATAATCCGTTGGATACCATGCAATGGTGAAACTTTATCATTGCAGACTTCCTCTTCGAGTGAAATGGATATCCAGGCATTTCCTGAGTTTCATAATGAGTCTTCTCTAACACAAAAGCTGGATGAAATATGTATGGATGATCAGATTCAAATTTCACATCACTTAATGGAGGGTGATGTGTTAATTGTCAATAATCATACTACCTTGCAAAGCATTCCTAAATTAAGTAACCAAAGTGAGCTTTGGTGTGCCTCACTTCAACCAAAATCTATTAATTCACCATGGAAGCCACATAATATCGTAAAGCTTGATCAGCTGGGTTAG
- a CDS encoding HAD family hydrolase — MRAILFDLDGTLFDTSPDFIFVLNLLRRQERLPPLPDEEIRNMVTNGSKALVKLGFEKEEGDPGFDGLLQRLHDLYRTHLSDRTIPFPGIEALLNQLAYKGIPWGIVTNKPMVFTFELMKAFAHLPAPETVICPDHVKRSKPDPEPLLLACRQIGCPPSEAIYIGDHQRDITAGQKAGMATIACRYGYIDASESPANWGADHLVNSAEEIWSLLKKHYLVLEDKYNL; from the coding sequence ATGAGAGCTATTTTGTTTGATCTTGATGGTACCCTTTTCGATACTTCTCCAGACTTTATCTTTGTACTTAACTTACTGAGGAGACAAGAACGACTTCCCCCTCTCCCAGATGAAGAAATTCGCAACATGGTTACTAATGGCTCTAAAGCACTAGTAAAATTAGGATTTGAAAAAGAAGAAGGGGATCCGGGTTTTGATGGCTTACTCCAGCGCCTGCATGATCTATATCGTACACACCTCTCAGACCGAACAATACCTTTTCCAGGTATTGAGGCTTTATTGAATCAACTCGCATACAAAGGTATTCCTTGGGGTATTGTAACCAATAAACCAATGGTATTTACATTTGAACTTATGAAGGCATTTGCACACCTGCCAGCTCCGGAAACTGTAATTTGTCCTGATCATGTGAAGAGGTCAAAACCTGATCCGGAACCTTTACTTCTTGCCTGTAGACAGATTGGTTGCCCGCCCTCTGAGGCTATTTATATTGGTGATCACCAGCGTGATATTACCGCAGGTCAAAAAGCAGGTATGGCCACTATCGCTTGCAGATATGGCTACATTGATGCGTCTGAAAGCCCCGCCAACTGGGGCGCAGATCACCTAGTGAACTCCGCAGAAGAGATCTGGTCCCTACTGAAGAAGCACTACTTGGTTTTGGAAGATAAATACAATTTGTAA